The genomic window GTTGCGCTAAAACCTCTGGGGTTGAATAATAGGCTTTTGCATCTCGCTCGCTTATCGTTAGAATTACTTCTTCATTTACACTCAAATAAAGTGAGTTATCATAAGGACTCTGCTCAATTTTTAGGTTCTCAACAGGAATAGAATTATTTTGAGCGATTCTTTCAATTCTCCGAGTAATAGTATTAGCTCTCTCCTCCGCCGAAAATGAAGAAATTCCCCGCCGAATAAAAAAGAGGGGTTTTCCGTCTAGCATCACTGGAAAGCCGTCAATTTTGTTTTCCGGTTGTGTTTGATTCTGGAAAAGTTTCCCTTGTGTCGGATTTTGAGCTATTCCCAAAAGAGGGGAAGTTAGAGTCAGTAGTAAAACTACAACAAATATTACTAAGATATGCCCAATTTTTTTCATCCATCGTCCTGAGATATATACTTATTAATATACAGCCCAATCACTAAATCATGCATCAGTGATATTTTAGAAAAGCAAATTTAGAAGCAGTCCTTTCAAGGCTGGACTATTGAAATTATTTTCCAATGTTGTCTTTATTTGTGAAATCAAGACACTTGGTTATTCCAAAGTTGCTTTATTTGCTTTTTTTCAATTATTAATAATTCATTAAAAAAAGGCAATCCCAAACTAAACGAGGTTGAACATAACTTAAAAGTTGCTTTTTAGCTGCTTCTAATTTATCTAAAAAAAGCCTATCTTGTGATGTTTGCCAATGAGAATATTGAAGATAATTAATTAACCATAACTGTGAATCACTATCTAATTCTGTAGTAATTTCTTTCGCTAATTCTAAAGCATCTAAAGGATTTTGAGGTAAACTTTTTAACTTTTGTCTGAGTTCAAACGGGATAGTTTGTAACTGTTCCCAAGCTGCGATCGCTTCTCCGGGACTTCCTTGACTTAAACCAATAATGTCAGGATGATTAACAATTTCTTCGTAACCCAGTCGACCTAAAATTGTCTTTAAATTAGCATCAGAAAGACGATAAAAAGGAATTTTTTGGCAACGAGAGACTAAAGTGGGTAATAAAGAATCAGCACTCGGTGCAATTAAAATTAATGTCGCTTTTCCCGGTTCTTCTAAGGTTTTTAATAAACCATTAGCAGCAGCTTCGGTCATGGTCTCGGCTGCTTCTATCACAACCACACAGCGAGACGCTTCGAGAGGGGGACGGCTTAGAAATTGAGTAATATCACGAACTTGTTCAATGCGAACTTGAGGGGGTGCTTTGCGTTTGAGACCGGTTTCTTGGGCTTCTTTTGCGCTTAATAACTGTCCCTGATGTTGATAAGTGGGTTCAACCCAATAAAAGTCAGGATGATTACCAT from Crocosphaera subtropica ATCC 51142 includes these protein-coding regions:
- a CDS encoding DNA polymerase III subunit delta', with product MNHFRQLIGQPSGVALLQQAIAKNRIAPAYLFAGPSGVGRALGAKCFTQLLLSLGLPNEKQASLKKRILDGNHPDFYWVEPTYQHQGQLLSAKEAQETGLKRKAPPQVRIEQVRDITQFLSRPPLEASRCVVVIEAAETMTEAAANGLLKTLEEPGKATLILIAPSADSLLPTLVSRCQKIPFYRLSDANLKTILGRLGYEEIVNHPDIIGLSQGSPGEAIAAWEQLQTIPFELRQKLKSLPQNPLDALELAKEITTELDSDSQLWLINYLQYSHWQTSQDRLFLDKLEAAKKQLLSYVQPRLVWDCLFLMNY